A single window of Pontibacillus chungwhensis DNA harbors:
- a CDS encoding aspartyl-phosphate phosphatase Spo0E family protein, giving the protein MLKELLNEIEMCRNEMIQLSSSLPLSSQEVIEASSRLDGLLNEYEARKNK; this is encoded by the coding sequence ATGTTGAAAGAATTGTTAAATGAGATTGAAATGTGTAGAAATGAAATGATTCAGCTAAGCTCAAGCTTACCTTTATCATCTCAAGAGGTCATTGAAGCAAGCTCCCGGTTAGATGGTTTACTTAATGAATATGAAGCAAGAAAAAATAAATAA
- the sigW gene encoding RNA polymerase sigma factor SigW — MEIFIKQKIKKVKKGDHSAFEDVVTFYQNKVYQICYRMLGNAHEAEDIAQEAFIRAYTNIHSFDENRKFSTWLYRIATNLSIDRIRKKKPDYFLDAEVKGTEGLNMYSQISADEALPEEEVESLELQEYIHHEILQLPAKYRSVIVLRYIDELSLQEISDILDIPVGTVKTRVHRGREALRKKLRHV, encoded by the coding sequence ATGGAGATATTTATTAAACAAAAGATTAAAAAAGTAAAAAAAGGTGATCACTCAGCCTTTGAAGATGTAGTGACGTTTTACCAAAATAAAGTTTACCAAATATGTTACCGGATGCTTGGGAATGCTCATGAAGCAGAAGATATTGCTCAAGAAGCTTTTATACGAGCCTATACGAACATCCACTCTTTTGATGAGAACCGAAAGTTTTCTACTTGGTTATATCGGATTGCGACCAATTTATCCATTGATCGAATACGAAAGAAGAAACCAGACTACTTTCTGGATGCTGAGGTGAAGGGTACTGAAGGCTTAAACATGTACTCGCAAATTTCAGCTGACGAAGCGCTGCCAGAAGAAGAGGTGGAAAGCTTAGAGTTGCAGGAATATATTCATCATGAAATTCTTCAACTTCCTGCTAAGTATCGTTCTGTTATCGTCCTTCGATATATAGATGAGCTTTCATTACAAGAGATTAGTGACATTTTGGACATTCCGGTCGGAACTGTAAAAACGAGAGTTCACCGAGGACGCGAAGCGCTTCGTAAGAAACTTCGTCACGTGTAA